In Bdellovibrionota bacterium, the following proteins share a genomic window:
- the nirD gene encoding nitrite reductase small subunit NirD, with protein MALTKCAKLKELSAESGSFVTMGGKDIALFHIGGKVYACSNTCAHQGGPLAEGSLKGTVVSCPWHNWQYDVTTGKCLVNPSIQIPTFKTKVEGDDVYVDI; from the coding sequence AAACTCAAGGAACTCAGTGCCGAAAGCGGATCGTTCGTGACGATGGGCGGAAAAGACATTGCGCTCTTTCATATCGGCGGGAAGGTCTATGCCTGCTCGAATACCTGCGCTCATCAGGGAGGCCCGCTCGCCGAGGGTTCGCTGAAAGGTACGGTCGTGAGTTGCCCATGGCACAACTGGCAGTATGACGTTACGACGGGGAAGTGCCTCGTCAATCCGTCCATCCAAATTCCAACGTTCAAGACGAAGGTTGAAGGAGACGACGTCTACGTCGACATTTAG
- a CDS encoding TlpA disulfide reductase family protein → MGAIPSGKKAPDFTLPGLDGKSHSVSNLKTGEVAVVSFYKATCPTCQFALPYLDSLYQYHKGDPNVRFLAVAQEDVKEAKDFSSEYKLTMPVALDPAPYKVSSQYDLTHVPTVFLIQNDGTVEQTTVGFVKKEYEQLAQKLGQATKKRPAPIFEGLSVPEIKPG, encoded by the coding sequence ATGGGCGCCATTCCGTCAGGCAAGAAAGCTCCCGATTTCACGTTGCCGGGCCTGGACGGGAAGTCTCACTCTGTGTCGAATCTGAAAACTGGCGAAGTCGCCGTCGTAAGTTTTTATAAAGCTACTTGTCCGACGTGCCAGTTCGCGTTGCCTTATTTGGACAGCCTCTATCAATATCATAAGGGCGACCCGAACGTGCGCTTCTTGGCCGTTGCGCAAGAAGACGTGAAGGAGGCCAAGGACTTTTCCAGTGAGTACAAGCTCACGATGCCGGTGGCTTTGGACCCGGCGCCGTACAAGGTTTCGTCGCAATACGACCTGACGCATGTTCCAACGGTTTTTCTGATTCAAAACGATGGGACCGTTGAACAAACGACGGTCGGCTTTGTAAAGAAGGAGTACGAACAACTGGCTCAGAAATTGGGACAGGCCACAAAAAAAAGGCCTGCCCCGATATTCGAGGGATTGTCCGTCCCCGAAATCAAACCGGGTTGA
- a CDS encoding PilZ domain-containing protein: MKEHTPERRKSLRVPVAARVKFKDGGREEVWFTEDISEGGLFLKVEKPPFVGMVLDLEISLPNTENLVRIRGDVTWRHEGRGCGVRFLRVTAEMKKILRSFIEQAESRPESFPA, from the coding sequence ATGAAAGAACATACGCCAGAGCGTCGTAAATCCCTTCGAGTGCCGGTGGCCGCGCGCGTGAAATTCAAGGACGGTGGGCGGGAAGAGGTGTGGTTTACGGAAGACATTTCGGAGGGGGGGCTTTTCTTGAAAGTCGAGAAGCCGCCCTTTGTCGGTATGGTCCTCGATCTGGAGATCTCATTGCCGAACACCGAAAATCTGGTTCGTATCCGGGGCGACGTGACCTGGCGCCACGAGGGACGCGGCTGCGGCGTGCGTTTTCTCCGTGTGACGGCGGAGATGAAAAAGATTCTTCGTTCGTTTATCGAACAAGCCGAAAGCCGGCCCGAATCTTTTCCCGCTTAA